One segment of Ureibacillus thermophilus DNA contains the following:
- a CDS encoding conserved virulence factor C family protein: protein MKIVTIEPTPSPNSMKVVVDEELPFGKSFNYTKENKQEAPKEIQDILNIEGVKGVYRVADFLAVERNPKYQWESILSQVRNALGEQTEQMEKEEQAVDHYGEVFVHVQMFRGLPLQIKVFDANGEHRISTGERFVNAFHQIKIDKTDENYILERTWADFGVRYGDKEEIAQSVLKEIEATYPDERIARIVEAANAKKQETVKRRKITVEEFSVDDWKERFQMLDQIPDPDLDDLPLLEKALEDEQMSIRRLATVYLGMIKDKAVVPLLIRALKDKSPAVRRTAGDCMSDLGFVEFEPAMMEALKDQNKLVRWRAAMFLYESGTERCLPALREAENDPEFEVRLQIKMAIARIEQGEEAKGSVWKQMMERNNQ, encoded by the coding sequence TTGAAAATTGTTACGATTGAACCAACACCAAGCCCAAACTCAATGAAAGTTGTAGTGGATGAAGAGCTGCCTTTTGGTAAAAGTTTTAATTATACAAAAGAAAATAAGCAAGAAGCGCCAAAGGAAATCCAAGATATTTTAAACATTGAAGGGGTAAAAGGCGTTTACCGTGTAGCGGACTTTTTAGCAGTGGAACGGAATCCAAAATACCAATGGGAATCAATTCTATCCCAAGTCCGTAATGCCCTTGGAGAACAAACAGAGCAAATGGAAAAAGAGGAGCAGGCAGTTGACCATTATGGAGAAGTGTTTGTCCATGTACAAATGTTTCGGGGATTGCCGCTTCAAATTAAAGTTTTTGATGCCAACGGGGAACATCGTATTTCTACAGGAGAGCGCTTTGTCAATGCCTTTCATCAAATCAAAATTGACAAAACCGATGAAAACTACATTTTGGAGCGGACATGGGCCGACTTTGGCGTTCGCTATGGAGATAAAGAAGAAATTGCCCAAAGCGTTTTAAAGGAAATTGAAGCAACTTATCCCGATGAACGCATTGCCCGCATTGTGGAAGCGGCCAATGCCAAAAAGCAGGAAACGGTGAAGCGCAGAAAAATTACGGTGGAAGAATTTAGCGTCGATGATTGGAAGGAACGCTTCCAAATGCTGGACCAAATCCCGGACCCGGATTTAGACGACTTGCCGCTTTTAGAAAAAGCCCTTGAAGATGAGCAAATGTCCATCCGGAGACTTGCCACAGTATATTTAGGTATGATTAAAGATAAAGCGGTTGTGCCATTATTGATTCGTGCGCTGAAGGATAAAAGCCCAGCTGTTCGCCGTACAGCAGGGGACTGCATGAGCGACCTTGGCTTTGTGGAATTTGAACCGGCTATGATGGAAGCGTTGAAAGATCAAAATAAATTGGTGCGTTGGCGCGCGGCGATGTTTTTATATGAATCAGGTACAGAACGATGCCTGCCTGCCTTAAGAGAAGCAGAAAATGACCCTGAATTTGAAGTAAGGCTGCAAATAAAAATGGCCATTGCCCGAATAGAACAAGGAGAGGAAGCGAAAGGCTCCGTCTGGAAGCAGATGATGGAGAGAAATAATCAATAA
- a CDS encoding ABC-F family ATP-binding cassette domain-containing protein, with the protein MSHLIVSNLTKSVGDKTLFKNVEFTIYEGERVGLIGINGTGKSTLLAILAGELEADSIEMDHPNKYRIAYLPQKPVFEEEVTVLQAVFSGNSPIMELNREYEEVVKALSLHPESEKLQNQLFQLQQRMDAEKAWDVNALAKQALTKLGIDQFNEKVSNLSGGQQKRVALAKVLIEPADLYLLDEPTNHLDAESTEWLQEMILRLKGAIIFITHDRYFLDEIATHIYELADQTLYRHNGNYAAFLEARAIREENKQATQEKLRNRYRNELKWIRRGAKARTTKQKARIQRFEELEKKLERHVEDAKLEMSLASTRLGKKVLEGIALSKSFGDRVILKDFNFLIQQGDRIGIVGANGYGKSTLLKILAGELKPDDGELIVGPTVKIAHFHQVLPEMNENQRMIEYIREASNDITDSEGIRYSAAQMLERFLFPLHTHGTPIGKLSGGERKRLHLLRLLMEQPNVLLLDEPTNDLDIETLGVLEDFIEHFPGVVITISHDRFFLDRIAKKLWILDGKGNVEVSYDLYTEYLAKKAVAEKVENKTEKPKQEKPKTEKRKLTYKEQKEWETIEETITQVEQQIAEMEEQMAECGSDYVKLQEYTEKLNELNAEYERLIERWTYLDEIVNGGKDA; encoded by the coding sequence ATGAGTCATTTAATTGTTTCGAATTTAACTAAAAGTGTTGGAGATAAAACCCTTTTTAAAAATGTGGAATTTACAATTTATGAAGGGGAGCGGGTTGGACTGATTGGCATAAACGGAACCGGCAAGTCCACATTGCTTGCCATTTTGGCAGGAGAGTTGGAAGCCGATTCAATTGAAATGGACCACCCAAACAAATACCGCATTGCCTATTTGCCGCAAAAACCGGTATTTGAAGAAGAGGTGACGGTGCTGCAAGCCGTCTTTTCTGGAAATTCCCCGATTATGGAATTAAACCGGGAGTATGAAGAGGTAGTCAAAGCTTTAAGTCTTCATCCTGAATCAGAAAAATTGCAAAATCAATTGTTCCAGCTGCAACAGCGGATGGATGCAGAAAAAGCATGGGATGTCAATGCCCTTGCGAAGCAGGCATTAACGAAGCTCGGCATTGACCAATTTAATGAAAAAGTATCCAATTTATCCGGCGGCCAGCAAAAACGTGTAGCTTTGGCTAAGGTGCTTATAGAACCGGCAGACCTTTATCTCTTAGACGAGCCGACAAACCATCTTGATGCTGAATCAACAGAATGGCTTCAAGAGATGATTTTGCGGTTAAAAGGGGCAATCATTTTCATTACCCATGACCGATACTTTTTGGATGAAATCGCAACACATATTTATGAATTGGCTGACCAAACCCTTTACCGCCATAACGGCAATTACGCAGCCTTTTTGGAAGCCCGGGCAATTCGGGAAGAAAATAAACAGGCGACGCAAGAAAAACTTCGCAACCGCTACCGCAATGAATTAAAGTGGATTCGCCGAGGGGCAAAGGCGAGAACAACAAAGCAAAAGGCGAGAATTCAGCGGTTTGAAGAGCTGGAAAAGAAACTTGAACGCCATGTGGAAGATGCGAAACTGGAAATGTCTTTAGCTTCTACCCGATTAGGAAAAAAAGTTTTGGAGGGAATTGCTTTATCTAAATCATTCGGCGATCGGGTGATTTTAAAAGATTTTAATTTTTTAATCCAACAAGGCGACCGCATCGGCATTGTCGGGGCAAATGGCTACGGAAAATCTACTTTATTAAAAATCTTGGCAGGCGAATTAAAACCGGATGATGGAGAATTGATTGTCGGCCCTACGGTGAAAATTGCTCACTTTCATCAAGTGCTTCCTGAGATGAATGAAAATCAGCGGATGATTGAATATATTCGGGAAGCTTCCAATGACATTACCGACTCTGAAGGGATCCGCTATTCTGCGGCGCAAATGTTGGAAAGATTTTTATTCCCGTTACATACCCATGGAACGCCTATCGGGAAATTGTCCGGCGGCGAACGGAAACGGCTTCATCTGTTAAGACTGTTGATGGAGCAGCCGAACGTCTTATTGTTGGACGAGCCGACCAATGATTTAGATATTGAAACCCTCGGCGTATTGGAAGATTTCATTGAACATTTTCCAGGTGTTGTAATTACGATCTCCCATGACCGTTTCTTTTTGGACCGGATTGCAAAAAAATTGTGGATTTTAGATGGAAAAGGTAATGTAGAGGTGAGCTACGATTTATATACAGAGTATTTGGCAAAGAAAGCTGTAGCAGAGAAAGTGGAGAACAAAACAGAGAAACCAAAGCAAGAAAAGCCGAAAACGGAAAAACGAAAACTGACTTATAAAGAACAGAAAGAATGGGAAACCATCGAAGAAACCATTACCCAAGTGGAGCAGCAAATCGCAGAAATGGAAGAACAGATGGCAGAGTGCGGCTCTGATTATGTGAAACTGCAAGAGTACACAGAAAAATTAAACGAACTCAATGCAGAATATGAGCGGCTCATTGAAAGATGGACCTATTTAGATGAAATTGTAAATGGAGGGAAAGACGCTTGA